Proteins encoded together in one Numida meleagris isolate 19003 breed g44 Domestic line chromosome 17, NumMel1.0, whole genome shotgun sequence window:
- the CANT1 gene encoding soluble calcium-activated nucleotidase 1 yields MPVPPCHESMSPLRISVGSLPVLASMTKGADPRFRLRWRAIVLSSVCVGFVLLLFCLHRSPPARPIPLNPHSRHLRLQVEDRYNDTYPLSPPQRNPEGVRYRIGVIADLDTQSRGSEEHTWFSYLKKGYLVLSASGDSVTVEWDKEESVLQSHLAEKGRGMELSELVVFNGKLYSVDDRTGVVYQIEGNKAVPWVILSDGDGTVGKGFKAEWLAVKDEHLYVGGLGKEWTTTTGEVVNENPEWVKVVGYKGDVGHENWVANYNALRAAAGIRPPGYLIHESASWSDTLQRWFFLPRRASHERYNEKADERRGTNLLLSSSQDFGDITVGRVGEVVPTHGFSSFKFVPDTDDQIIVALKSEEDNGKIASYIMAFTLDGRFLLPETRIGSVKYEGIEFI; encoded by the exons ATGCCCGTGCCGCCCTGCCATGAGTCTATGAGCCCGCTGCGGATCAGCGTGGGTAGCCTGCCCGTCCTCGCGTCCATGACCAAAGGTGCCGACCCCCGCTTCCGCCTGCGCTGGAGGGCCATCGTGCTGTCCTCCGTCTGCGTGGGCTtcgtgctgctgctcttctgcctgCACCGCTCCCCGCCAGCACGGCCCATCCCACTCAACCCGCACAGCCGGCACCTCCGGCTGCAGGTGGAGGATCGCTACAATGACACCTACCCGCTGTCCCCACCCCAGAGGAACCCCGAGGGCGTGCGCTACCGCATCGGGGTCATTGCGGACCTGGACACTCAGTCCCGGGGCTCCGAGGAGCACACTTGGTTCAGTTACCTGAAGAAGGGTTACCTGGTGCTGTCGGCCAGCGGGGACAGTGTGACGGTGGAGTGGGACAAAGAGGAGAGCGTGCTGCAGTCCCACCTGGCGGAAAAGGGCAGGGGCATGGAGCTCTCAGAGCTGGTTGTCTTCAACGGGAAGCTGTACTCCGTAGATGATCGGACTGGGGTGGTCTACCAGATCGAGGGCAACAAGGCAGTGCCCTGGGTGATCCTCTCGGATGGGGATGGCACCGTGGGGAAAG gCTTCAAGGCGGAGTGGCTGGCGGTGAAAGATGAGCACCTGTATGTGGGGGGCCTGGGCAAGGAGTGGACCACCACCACGGGTGAGGTGGTCAACGAGAACCCTGAGTGGGTGAAGGTCGTTGGCTACAAGGGCGATGTGGGCCACGAGAACTGGGTGGCAAACTACAACGCTCTGCGGGCTGCGGCTGGGATCCGACCCCCAG GTTACCTGATCCACGAGTCGGCCTCCTGGAGCGACACGCTGCAGCGCTGGTTCTTCCTGCCGCGCCGCGCCAGCCACGAGCGCTACAACGAGAAGGCGGACGAGCGGCGCGGCACCaacctgctgctcagctccagccaGGACTTTGGGGACATCACGGTGGGACGCGTGGGCGAGGTGGTTCCCACTCACGGCTTCTCCTCCTTCAAGTTCGTCCCGGACACAGATGATCAGATCATCGTGGCACTGAAATCGGAGGAGGACAATGGCAAGATCGCCAGTTACATCATGGCCTTCACGCTGGATGGGCGCTTCCTCCTGCCTGAAACCAGGATTGGGAGCGTGAAATACGAGGGCATTGAGTTTATTTAA